CAGTTTTTatacgaaataataataagatttttgataaaatcaaCAACAAAcgacaaaaaaacttaataaaagcAATGCCTCATAAGATTGCACTATTTAGTAAGAGTGTACTTGGTATGGGCCCAAAGATATTCAATACACTGACAAAATATATACGTGACATTCTATTTCAAAAGAGAATTATATAAGTTTTTACTAGAAATGCTAGAAAAGAACTACTATAACCTAAATGAGTTTTTTACAGACAATATTATATGacgatatacagggtgttgcaaaaagggtatactaagccgaaaccagcatgtgcagcatgttatgtctaagcccgaaactgaaatcagaatttcaatatacataagtaccgatatatttttcttttatagtCTTCAATTGTTTCAATTAAGACCGACGCCTTCTCTCTATTGTGTACGCCTCATGGCAAAGCATGGCATGTTCTAACTTACATATAAGACTATTGTAACTAACCTGTgtttatgcaaataaattgaaattgaaacatACAACCGATTCTTCAGAATAGCATAGAACATTCATGACTGCGTCACCTCTAAGTTAGCAGCTAATTTtgtgtatgtaagtaaatCCCGAAATGGCGGAAAAATAAAACCCGCAGCCTCGAGGTGTAATGAACAGcagcgccgcccgccccgagcgagggcgccgcgccgcccgcccgagTCACTCTACAAAGATCTCACTTGCAAATGTTGAAACAAACTAACATAATGACGCCACCCGTcaacaatattgaagtacattatAAACAGCGCGTATTACGAacgaaaaatgtttttttttatattttgttttaaattttatgttataaaaattggggaagtttggtgtcgacattgagctgaaatcaaggggatatgtacaaaggttccactcgagagagccacgtacaggaacttcaccccctatgagaatagaatagaatagaataggtgtCGACATTTTTTGGGTCGAACTTTTTATATGCAAATCATAAATAAGTTTATGAAGATTCTACTAAACCGGTGAGCTGTGACCTCGTAGAATCACGTGGATGTGGCGAGCGACCCCGCGGCGGCCGCGGGACGCGCTGCTTTACATACAGTTTACATCACGCTCTGCAAATTGCTGTTCCATTAGAAAATCAGTCCAtgaacggcggagtaatcggtgaacaaacataaaaaatataaaaaaaaagatcccgacgaattgagaacctcctcctttttttgaaatcgGTTAATAAAGTGATTGACACGATAGTTACTTTATTGTTGAGTGAAAAAGCTACGAAAACAGAAAAGTAATGCCATGAGTAATGGGCAATGTTCGAAAAAAATCGACAACGCTTATAATTTTTCTGACGATAGGAATAACCCTCCGTATCATCCTAAAAAATCTCAGATTTTTTCTatgcgttagtaattttataaaaatctggATGATGGATGAATCTTCATGGAAAAAGTCCTAAAGTCCGTAGAATCCCCGTTTTGTGAAActtgaaaagtttttttaggGGTCACTTGcagaaatatattaaatctagatttagtgtcaaatctcgatttaagaaatgtcagtccatataaaatttgacactaaatctagatttaatatgttggtgcaagtggccctaggactttttccatcgtctcaatgagcaataaaaaaatatatgtcagGCGTCACATTAGCGCTCAGACcaaatgagccgttttccttgacagctgtcagttgagcttttgggtaagccgatagatggcgtgaaaacgcagtgtaccaactgtcaagaattacatagagagcaaagagtactaaactcagaataagaactcactagttgtgattaaatgtcgggtggtagcgcgagccatccttccgaggctcagactgcatgtggcttgggatagtgctaagtattctgtgaatagttctacccgcgccgtcacgtagtgttcttttctctatgcgcgccgtttgaacgggtgctgcgtgcgtTAGGGGATTGCCTTAGGCATTATTACAGTATAGCAGTCACtatcacaagagtcactatctcacaagagtcactatctcaaaagagtcactaactcaagtgcactaactctacagtatcaagggaggaggagcagatagctcaattacaactcaattaatacaggagaaacacaaggaaactgagaaaacttgaaaagaacggctgtacgcacaatcgcactgaacgctgaagcaacagtgacatcgacatcatagagaaaataatactacaattctacctacctacgtcactttcacatttcgttagcctcacagaataacatattgtgatctgagtgtgttctgagggtttgaaagttggtacaaccccagacaacgccatctatttctccaaaaaggaactttttttttttaacaaacgcctcattagCGTTAGCTttttacatactctttggtcacaCGTCTATCCATAGACCTACTTCGACTATCGGTGCTCACATCGTAAACTGTCCgcagcgagcataggattcgatactattttcgaatctacacgaagagtcacttttaccaaacgctaaacgtaattaaatcaaattttaaatacattttgtactaactgacagacgtatgacaggctactaaatacgtttagcgtttggtgaaattccacctaacatatggaaaaaacaaatgtcacttttggaactaactttgccttacattttgacagtgacagttgacgatacgcaacgttaacggaggatctaacttgtgctcacgactgttCTAGTCTAAGAGTGCAGATAGAGCTTTTTTATTGAATGAGTTTATTATTTCTGATGACAcctgattcattgtttttatttataagaaataagtaataaataataaataacattgcgCAAATAACCATGACAAGAACTTGACCCGAGCTTTGCCTCGGGCCGCGACCGGACGAAGCTAGGCTCGCGGGGAAGCTTACAGCAACAGTTGATACCGGCCATCAACACTGAAAATTTGTATTGATTATTGaaaatttgtaggtatatagtacctacctaatgcaAAATTTGTGAACGTgttgaattataaaaataatgcaaaTAAAGCATTTAAGATTTTAAGAAAACCAAAAACAGGTCGATCGTTAATTCGTGACCTTTAGATCCGATCCATATATTTGATAGTAGAAGTGCCTCgtctattttattatctaatgATCTCAAACTAGCAAAGAATGAGATCCCTTGCGTGAACTCTAGATTGTGACATATCATAATATAGGATGTTGCAAatgtggtatactaagctgaaagagggtgactcatcCTGAACTTTTTTCTACAAATATAAGAAAATCTCGAAAAAGGAAGTGCACCCCATTataaaaagtcacatgacACAGAGCTTCTATGCAAAAGCAAATTTTTTACGTTGTCCaaaataacccctgagtcacccgCTTAGGCtaactataccctttttgcaacaccctgtataaaagagaaagatcataatatttatggcAATGTTTACCTAACTATATTGGGTATTTTTCAGACCATAGTTATCACACCATAAGGTATGAAGACcagaaacataatattaatattaatgttgTATTGTTTCAGGAGCACTATGCAGCCCCGCCCCCCTCGCCCCCAcggccgcccccgcgcgcgcccccCGCTCCTCCGACAACCAGCGCTGGCTGGACTTCGTCGCTGGTACGTCGCGTGGCGCCGCACTTGCTGTGCCGAACTATGCTTACTATAATAAGGGATTTCGTTACGAGAAGAGAGGTGTGCATGGTGGACCCGAGTAGGTACACGGGAATGTTAACAATAGGCTACAGCAGCCGCTGGTCACTCCAATGTGTAGATAGTTAGACGCTGAAAGAGCTGTCTGACCCATCCTGTCATATGATATCATACTATGGTCGGATTAAAGCTGTATATGTGTCGCAGGCAatttgtaagatctcgccgtttacatacggcgtcgtcagtttacaaacgctcgttgttttgtaatttgccgAAGGCATATTGATAACTCGTTCAATCGTTCTGATTTCGACGTTAATTGCAGTattagggtgaccatgataAAACACAGTTTAAACTTTGAACAAATGGAAATATCAGTCTTTATTTCAGGATTTCAATtaagactttttacttttgtcttctaaagtaggtaggtacctaagcaggtaagtgctacataagtttaaataggtatttaataaaaagatacatttaaattaaaaacgtagtcatttatacaaaacaataaaactaggcatttccagataaaaacaaacactggTGCCCGAATGCACTAAACTAAGGAAAACGCTAAACCCTTTACTAAACAATTTATGAAGCTCTAAATTAATATCCTGCATGTGTCCTCCGTACACCGGGATCTATGGATAATGTAGTAGTTTTTAGGTGCAGaataacctcaaaaactttTTCGTTTGTCTACGGCCTTTTTACTGCTCCTGCACTGTAATAAGTGACTTTAAAGTCATAATTATTTGGTGAAAATGGTTCTATACTCGTAATATTTGCACTGTTTTGAGTATTTATTGAGTCACGGAACCACTACTTGACgccatttttgttgttgtgatcAACAGCGCCGCGCGCGGTAAGAACCAGAACTAAATTCTTCAATTGGTCGCGGCATTATGTAAACGGCGTATGGATTGTCAATGAAATGTTGTGGCATACTATAAAATGACTCGGCAATATACATTTTGCCTTCggcatattaaaaaaaaggcGAGCGTTTTTAAATtgacgacgccgtatgtaaacggcgagatcttacaaaatgtcTGCGACATATGCATAACGCTGTGTGCATGTATGTTCCAGACTATGCGCGTGCGCAGACGTCGcagagcggcggcggcggcggcggcgtgccgCAGCCCTTCCGCCTCGACCTGCCCATCGGTGAgtctcacacacacacacacacacacacacacacacacacacacacaaataaataaagtaacctATTcgatataagtataataactCGTATCGAGACGTAATTTTTTTGAGGGAGTTTAATTGCTTAACTTATTCAACGTGATGAATTGCTACATTGTAAGATCAAGAGATCGATGACATTTATAGCAACAGTACACACCTAATTCGCAAAGTTCAGCTTCCTagaaatcatttttatttatctacttttttaagtttattcaGCTGAATAGCTAAAAttgtttaagtaggtacctattttggGATGTTATGAGGAcgattatattatttaggaAAGTCCGatttaatatacataattcCGCCCTAGACTACAGCAAAAACTGCTGAGGATACAAATTGCAACATTAGAGCTACGGCGGAACATAGAACGAATAACATTGACATTTGGCCTCATCCGACGCCATAGTACCTATAACTTATGATTTATACCTACCACCGGTACAATGTATACTGATGATGGTGTTGTGTGTTGCAGCGGGTCGCGGCTCGCTGCCCGTGCTGGTGCTGCCCGTGCCCGTCGCCGTGCCAGGTGAGTTCACGCCACGTATACCTACTGCCACACGAGTACAGTGGCCTCGACTGACACCTTAGTACCAACTGCCGTACGAGTACAGTGGCCTCGACTGACACCTTAGTACCAACTGCCATACGAGTACAGTGGCCTCGACTGACACCTTAGTACCAACTACCATACGAGTACAGTGGCCTCGACTGACACCTTAGTACCAACTGCCATACGAGTACAGTGGCCTCGACTGACACCTTAGTACCAACTGCCATACGAGTACAGTGGCCTCGACTGACACCTGGCCCCTCTTAGAGTGACATTGCTACTgagagggggtcaggtttctgaTGTACACCTTACCTtacttgtttttatgataatttcTAATCTGCTATATATACCTAAAATCTGCTATATAAACctaatactattttatatgtGCATTGTGTATTGCAGGATCGTGCGGCAGCGAGCAGCTCCCGCGGCCCGCGCTCCCCGCGCTCCCCGCCGCCGACCCCACGCGCGTGTCCTCCGTGTTCCGCGTGTCCGCCGCGAACtacgcccgcgccccgcagcccgcccccgcccccgcgcccgcccccgcccccgcgccgcagCCCAGCGCTTTCGAGTACTTCGGGGTGCAGAACAAGTTCGGACAGACGGAGGCTCCGGTCAACGATTTTGTCCGTAAGATTATATTTTCTCATTGTGATTCTGGACCTTTatgatgtaagtatattttatttccctACTGATGTCTTTTTGAATATAAAGAAAGTTTTGTCTTAATAATAAGcacaaaaaaaatctaatcGAACGCCCCTTCTTTTGTGTCACtaatatattttagtaaatGCTAATGTTGCAGCGGTAGCGGCGTCGTCCGACTACCTGGTGCAGCAGTTCCGGCTGCAGCAGCCCAGCGCGCCGCAGCTGCCGCCCGTGCTGCTGCCCGCGGGGGCCCCCGCCCCCGTGCTGCAGGGGCCGCTGGGGCCGCTGACCCCCggccgcgcccccgcgccgctgcGCTGGCCGCGCGCGCTGCGCCTGCGGGCCGCGCTCACCGTGCCGCGCGCCGACTACACCGAGACATACGCCACCTGGTCAGTACTACTGAAACACTTTTCGAACCTCGTAGAGCCTCTAGGCTGCTGAACACTCGTGTGTCTCCTTCTGATTGTGTGATCATGTGACTGTATGTTcacatgtgtgtgtgtgtgtgtcaggTGGGACGAGGCGAGCGGCGCGTCGCGCACGCAGTTCCACGGCGGCACCACCACCACGCTGAGCCAGCGCACCGGCGACGGACTCTACAAGTACTCAGAGGTATACAATTACCTACATagctttacataaaatatcaaattagCAATAGGCTAATTAATTGAATGCATGAAAAAACACTTGCCGGTGTTCCAGAAACGGTGTATTTACTAAGGATCTAACTTATTGTGACAGATCCGCATGGACAACAGTGAGAGCCGGCCGCTGCGGCGCTGCGCCACGTCGCGGCCGcagcgcgccgcgcccgcgccccccccCGGCCTGCCCGACCCCGCGCCCTTCACCTTCGTGGGCTACTCCACGCTGGACGGCGCCGCCGTGGAGGTGTGGCGGCACGCGGTGGACGAGAGCGGCGCCGGCGAGCAGCGCGCCTTCCACCACGAGCTGGTGCTCACCAGGGGCGCCGCGGGGGACGCCATGCCTGTGCGGTAGGCACCAGGGAACACGCATATACTGAGCGGCCTCATGACTGTCTAGAGAACTCAACCAAGGGTCTTATAAAGCTGTACAGcaaaattatacttttatatCACGTCGGAGTCACCAGTTTGCCAGTATTTAGTTGTTATTTGTGTTGTAATTAATGATGTTTTGTCTTTGATACGCCTTGGCCTCCAGCTCATTATGAAGGTGTTAATGTCCCGGTGTGTGCAGGTACTCGGTGCGCGTGGACAGCTCGGTGCTGGGCGCGGCGAGCGACGGCTGGGAGCACCGCTACACCGACGTGCGCGCCGGCGCGGTGCCCGCCGCCGACCTCGCCGCCGACCTCGGTCAGTACCTGCTCTATACTATTCTCTGTGAGGACGTATGGACCTGAACCTGGCGCTCTCGACCGGAAccttttgtgcatatccccaatgTCTAAACTTCCTTTGTAAGCTTATACCGTTTCCCACCACTCTATAGTAATAAATCTGTTTGTGTAGATGCGGCGTGTGACGTGACGGAGACGCTGGAGGCGGCGGACCccgaggcggcggcgcgcctgCGGCCGCTGCAAGAGTTCACGCGCGCCGGCGCCGACCCGCGCCACGACCAGGCGCTGCTCAAGTACCCACTCCTGCCTCCTTCACTACACCTACTAGTAGCTCGTTTTGAGACTAAATTATTAACAGTCTTTATGTTTACGaggattctattctattctgagagggggcgaagttcctttacgtggctctctcgagtggaacctttgtacatatccccttgatttcagctcagccagcctagctcccgagtaaactggagtagcaagcctgggtgttgcattagctgagataggcgctctgttggtccaagaatagataatcttgtttctgtagcaGGTGAACAAGCTAACAGAATAATATGTGTTTAACCGTCTCATCTACTCccttacatgtcctacatatgggactagttgagttacctatggtatataagtgtttattcacgTTTATGAGgatttgtgtatatttttcgTATTTCCGTGATTGAATGATATCTACTTACAACTCTAGTTAAGTAAAGAATGATACCTACCCACAGTTTCTACtgatattataaaacataaaattataatttaactgaTTAACTG
This window of the Plutella xylostella chromosome 12, ilPluXylo3.1, whole genome shotgun sequence genome carries:
- the LOC125489285 gene encoding counting factor associated protein D-like, translating into MSVRVCLLALVAGALCSPAPLAPTAAPARAPRSSDNQRWLDFVADYARAQTSQSGGGGGGVPQPFRLDLPIAGRGSLPVLVLPVPVAVPGSCGSEQLPRPALPALPAADPTRVSSVFRVSAANYARAPQPAPAPAPAPAPAPQPSAFEYFGVQNKFGQTEAPVNDFVPVAASSDYLVQQFRLQQPSAPQLPPVLLPAGAPAPVLQGPLGPLTPGRAPAPLRWPRALRLRAALTVPRADYTETYATWWDEASGASRTQFHGGTTTTLSQRTGDGLYKYSEIRMDNSESRPLRRCATSRPQRAAPAPPPGLPDPAPFTFVGYSTLDGAAVEVWRHAVDESGAGEQRAFHHELVLTRGAAGDAMPVRYSVRVDSSVLGAASDGWEHRYTDVRAGAVPAADLAADLDAACDVTETLEAADPEAAARLRPLQEFTRAGADPRHDQALLKYAQTYNRVYADAKEQAVRKNLFTQCSRFVVAGNRQGASFEMGVNFLSDRLDAELSALLGVAFNQPGDSAEQDPHDAAALPGLARRLPAAFDWRDVGAVSHVRYQGSCKSCWAVAVTGAVEGALFVARAGGAAAARAGRGGRLTALAEQALVDCAQQTGAHGCGGTWPSHAYDYVKLRGLPALDTYGPHKEKVEACRERQAPPETHISAHVNVTRNSWPALKVAIGEHAPTVVIIDSEVKSFIFYKKGVLYDDRCGKQQPRLNHAVLAVGWGPAGGAGGAGGAQYVTIKNSWSERWGEGGYARLHAPANTCGVLALPSYPRLAPADVDQP